Proteins found in one Nostoc sp. NIES-3756 genomic segment:
- a CDS encoding 5-(carboxyamino)imidazole ribonucleotide synthase — translation MKRVGVIGGGQLAWMMGSAATKLGVELIVQTPSMNDPAVSIAQDTVLAKIDDAHATEVLAQKSDVITFENEFVNLEALSLLENQGICFRPKLDALKPLLDKYHQRCYLQELGLPVPQFFALEHQENLLSKIDDLGFPLVLKSRRHGYDGQGTFIIHDLATLQEKIELDKNTNTAFLIEEFIPFERELAVIAARYVDGEIVIYPVVETQQEQQVCRRVIAPADITPEQAIASEAIARTLLDGLQVVGVFGIELFLTTDGQVLVNEIAPRTHNSGHFSLDACETSQFEQHLRAVCGLSLGNPALKCAGAVMVNLLGYETSHSDYQSQRQQLAAIPQAYVYWYGKTESRPGRKLGHITVLLNNHNQNQAEAIAQTIESIWYPS, via the coding sequence ATGAAGCGTGTAGGCGTAATTGGTGGTGGGCAGCTGGCTTGGATGATGGGAAGCGCAGCAACTAAACTAGGGGTTGAGTTGATAGTGCAGACTCCTAGTATGAATGATCCGGCTGTATCTATTGCCCAGGATACTGTATTGGCAAAGATTGATGATGCTCATGCTACAGAAGTTTTAGCTCAAAAGAGTGATGTCATCACCTTTGAAAATGAATTTGTCAATCTTGAGGCTTTATCACTATTAGAAAATCAAGGTATCTGTTTCCGTCCCAAGTTAGACGCTTTAAAACCATTATTAGATAAATATCATCAGCGTTGCTACTTACAAGAGTTAGGTTTACCTGTTCCCCAGTTCTTCGCGTTAGAACACCAAGAAAATTTATTATCCAAAATAGATGATTTGGGTTTCCCATTAGTATTAAAATCTCGTCGCCACGGTTATGACGGACAAGGCACTTTTATCATTCATGATTTAGCAACTTTACAAGAGAAAATTGAGTTAGATAAAAATACAAATACCGCATTTTTAATAGAAGAATTTATCCCTTTTGAACGGGAATTAGCAGTAATTGCGGCTCGTTATGTAGATGGTGAAATTGTCATCTATCCTGTGGTAGAAACACAGCAAGAACAGCAAGTCTGTAGACGAGTCATTGCACCTGCTGATATTACACCTGAGCAAGCTATAGCCTCCGAAGCGATCGCTCGTACACTATTAGATGGTTTGCAAGTAGTCGGCGTTTTTGGTATCGAGTTATTTCTCACCACTGATGGTCAAGTCTTAGTCAATGAAATCGCACCCCGCACCCACAATTCGGGACATTTTTCTCTAGATGCCTGCGAAACATCGCAATTTGAACAACACTTAAGGGCTGTTTGCGGATTATCTTTAGGCAACCCAGCTTTAAAATGCGCTGGTGCAGTCATGGTAAATCTTTTAGGCTACGAAACCTCTCACAGTGACTACCAAAGCCAGCGCCAACAACTAGCTGCCATTCCCCAAGCTTATGTCTACTGGTACGGCAAAACAGAGTCTCGTCCAGGGCGCAAACTAGGACACATTACAGTTTTGTTAAACAATCATAACCAAAACCAAGCAGAGGCGATCGCTCAGACCATAGAATCGATTTGGTATCCCAGTTAG